One stretch of Nycticebus coucang isolate mNycCou1 chromosome 7, mNycCou1.pri, whole genome shotgun sequence DNA includes these proteins:
- the TM4SF20 gene encoding transmembrane 4 L6 family member 20, with translation MSCCEGWTSCNGFGLLVLLLLGVILNAIPLVMNLLEEDQSFQNPISCFEGWFPGIIGAGLMVIPATTMALAARKRQCCNNRTGMFLSSLFSVITIIGAVYCMLVSLQALSEGPLVCSSQANSSAKCEFSFKNLSDIHPESFTLQWFYNNSCILPILNNPTFNTTTSQHTIVHFSVFLGLLLVGILEVLFGLSQIVIGFLGCLCGVSKRNRPV, from the exons ATGAGCTGCTGTGAAGGATGGACGTCCTGCAATGGGTTCGGCCTGCTGGTCCTCCTGCTGCTAGGGGTGATCCTCAATGCCATTCCTCTGGTCATGAACCTGCTGGAGGAAGACCAGTCTTTTCAAAATCCCATCTCCTGCTTTGAGGGCTGGTTCCCAGGAATTATAGGAGCAGGTCTGATG GTCATTCCAGCAACAACGATGGCTTTGGCAGCAAGAAAAAGACAGTGCTGCAACAACAGAACCGGG ATGTTTCTCTCGTCACTGTTCAGTGTGATCACCATCATCGGTGCTGTGTACTGTATGCTCGTGTCGCTCCAGGCTCTCTCAGAAGGCCCTCTCGTGTGTAGCTCTCAAGCCAACAGTTCCGCCAAATGCGAATTTTCATTCAAAAACTTGAG TGACATTCATCCAGAATCCTTCACGCTCCAGTGGTTCTACAATAACTCCTGCATACTTCCTATTCTCAATAACCCCACCTTCAACACCACCACGTCCCAGCACACGATTGTGCACTTCTCAGTCTTTTTAGGTCTCCTGCTTGTTGGAATTCTTGAGGTCCTCTTTGGGCTCAGTCAGATAGTCATCGGTTTCCTTGGCTGTCTGTGTGGAGTTTCTAAACGAAACCGACCTGTGTAG